GCTGGGTGGTTCTACGGTGGGGCGCGTGAGCGGTGCGCGCGGCGTTTCAGAACTCAACGAAGCAGGCGATCGTCTGGTCGCGGCAGTCTATCTGGCTCAGACCTATCCGGCGGCCAGAATTGTGCTGAGCGGTGGCACGGGCCTGCTGACGCAGGGTGTCGAGGCCGAGGCGGTGACGTCGGCGCGATTGCTGGCGGATCTTGGGGTGCCGGCCGATCGGTTGGTGCTTGAGACGGCGTCCCGCAACACGATTGAAAACGCCGATCTGACCCGCGTCATGCTGGGCGAGGTGAATGGGGCAATCATGCTGGTGACCTCGGCCTTTCATATGCCGCGCTCGGTGGCGCTGTTTGAGAAAGCTGGGCTGGAAGTAATTGCTTGGCCAACGGACTATCGCAGCACCGGCGCGGAGGGCTTTGGCCTGGACCTGGCCAACCCGGTGTACAATTTTTCCAATACCAGCGTGGCGATCCGGGAGTGGGTCGGCTTGCTGGTTTACGCGGCGACCGGCCGGATCGACACAGTTTTCCCCGGTCCATCGGTCTCACCTACCACATAAGGTTCGGCCCCGCCGATGGGCGAGGCCGAAACAGGGTGTCAGGATGGTCTGTGGCTAAGTGCGGCGAATGAAACCAATGACCAGCGAGATGACCAGGAACGCCAGAAAAAGAAAGAACAGGATCTGGGCGATACCGGCGGACGCGCCGGCAATACCACCGAAGCCCAAGATGCCGGCGACCAGTGCGATCACCAGAAAGACGAGTGCATAGTACAGCATGAAAAGCTCCTCTGAATACGTGTTGGTTTTACAACGGACGAGGGGTTTTCAGGTTCCGTATAACAGCAAAAAGGGCCGGAAAACCGGCCCTTCTATTAATGCGTTGGGGTTGGTGTCAGGCTGCGGCGCGTGAGCCCTCATCAAAGAACAGCGCCTGGCTGATCAGTGCCTTGACCATGTCCGGGTTGAACGGCTTGGTGACCAGGAAGGTTGGCTCTGGCCGCTCGCCGGTCAGCAGGCGTTCCGGGAAGGCGGTGATGAAAATCACCGGCACCGCATGGGTGTTGAGAATGTCGTTGACCGCATCAATGCCAGAGCTGCCATCGGCGAGCTGAATATCGGCCAGGATCATGCGTGGCTGATGCTTGGCGAACAGGTTGACTGCTTCCTTGTGGGTGCGTGCAACGCAGACGACCTTGTGTCCAAGGCTTTCAACCAGCTGTTCAATGTCCATGGCGATCAGTGGCTCATCTTCGATGATCATGATCTCGGTGGCGACCTGGCGCGAGATTTCGACGGATGCTTCATCGATGAGCTTGGCGAAATCGTCTTCGCTCACATCGAGAATTTCGGCGGCCTGCGGGTGGGTGAAGCCTTCAACGGCGACCAGCAGGAAGGCCTGACGTGGGCGGGGCGACAGATTGGCCAGATTGCTGGCGGCACGCTGTTCCCAAGCATAGCTGGAAATGGGCTCTGGCACCTGCACCGCTGAAGAAGAAAACAGTGCGGAAAACAGTTTATAAAGCGCGATGCGATCATTGCTGGCTTCGGGAAAAAGCGAAATGTCGGCGATCAGTGCTTCAAGGGTGGCGGCGACGTAGGCATCGCCGGAGGTTTGCGACCCGGTTACCGCCCGGGAAAATCGCCGCAGGTAAGGCAGGTGCGGCGCGATCCGCGTGGACAAAGACATATATCAAACTCCCAGTGACGCTTTAGGCTCGTGCTTCCACGAATTTACACAACGGGGCGGCAAAACAAAAGTTCCGGCCCTTGCGGAACTTTTTTGAATGTGGCGCATTGATCAAGCAAATCTAACGATTCAACCGATCTGACGGTCGCGGTAGGCATGGAAAAGGACAAACTTTTGACCCAGCAACGTATGCGGACGCAGGCGGCGCGGGCAGATGATGGGCTGGGTCCGAATACGGATATCGGCAATCGTCTGCGGGCGCTTTATGGAGCTGTTCAGGACGAAGGTGTTCCTGATCAGCTTCTCGACCTGCTCGAAAAACTCGATAGCGCTGAGCAGAACCAGGCAGCCAAAGCCAATTCTTCCAGAGACGGAGAGTAACGGCATGACCGCCGAACCGACGTCTTTCAAGCGCGAAATGCTTGCGACATTGCCCAGCCTGCGCGCTTTCGCCGTGTCGCTGACAGGCAAGCACGACAAGGCCGACGATCTGGTGCAGGACACCGTGATGAAGGCCTGGGCGAAGCAGACCAGCTTTGAAATGGGCACCAATATCAAGGCTTGGCTCTTCACTATTCTGCGCAATGAATTCTACAGCCAGATGCGCAAGCGGGGCCGTGAAGTCCAGGATAGCGATGGCGCGTTTACAGAGCGGCTTTCGGTGCATCCAGCTCAATACGGCTCGATGGACATGCAGGACTTCAAAAAGGCGCTGAGCCAGTTGCCTGACGATCAGCGCGAAGCGGTGATCCTGATTGGTGCCTCGGGCTTCTCCTATGAGGAAGCTGCGGAGATCTGTGATTGCGCTGTGGGCACAATGAAGAGCCGGGTCAGCCGGGCCCGGACGCGCCTGCAGGACATTCTCAAGATTGTCGGGGAGTCAGACTATGGTCCCGATGCCGTTTCGGCGCAGGTTACGACACACAATCACTCGTTCTAGGGAGCCGGGCAATTGCCTGGGCCACGGAGCGGCGGAAATCTTCCTCGATCATCGGTTTGATGATTACGGGAATATCAGGAAAGTCCGGATGGCCATCGATCAATGCGCTATCGGATGAATTGAGAACCACAGGCGTTCCAGACTGCAGCAGGCCGGTGAGCAATTCATCGGTCTGCGCGCAATTGCGAACACACTCGATGATCGCCAGATCGATTGAGGGCCAATCTGGCTTGAATCGATTGGCTTCAGCAGCAGAGCGAGCCAGCAGCAATTGACCTGCGGACAGGTCTTCCAGCATGGCTTGAATATCGAATGCGATTAGAAACTCTGCCTCGACGATGAGGACAGTCTGGCCGCTGAGCATGTCTTCTTTCACCATCTAAAAATGATTGAATGGACCGCGAAGGCGCTATTGTCATTTAAATATGACATGTGGGGAACGGACCGGGCTCGGCCGCGTTGGGTTAAGCAATGTCTTTTACTCAGCGTCCGGGTGCAGATTGAATCTCGTTCTTCCCACCTCAGGACGGCGCGTTCCTTGCGAACAGTGCCCGCTGCGCGCCATGCCGGGGTTTCGCTCTTTTGCGGCTAACGAGCTGCAATTCATATCAAGCTTCAAGACTGGCGAGCTAGTTGCGGAGACCGGCGCGACGCTGCTGTCGGAGGGCGCGCACAGTTCGCACCTTTATACGCTGCTGTCGGGCTGGGCCTTTCGCTACAAGGTGCTCGCCGATGGGCGTCGGCAGATTCTGAATTATATGTTGCCCGGCGATCTGATCGGGCTGCAAGGGTCGATTATTGGCGAGATGGAGCACTCCGTCGAGGCGCTGTCGACCTCGGTGCTGTGCGTGTTTCAGCGTGATCGGCTCAGTGAACTGTTCCGCAATCATCCGGGCCTGGGGTTCGATATTACCTGGCTGGCAGCGCGCGAAGAGCGGATGCTCGATGATCATCTACTCAGCCTGGGGCGGCGCACGGCGATGGAGCGCGCCGCCTATCTGCTGGCATTCCTGCACCAGCGAGCGGTATCGGTCGGCCTGGTGTCGGACAAGAACCTGTTCATCCCCATCACTCAGCAGCATGTCGCCGACACGCTGGGCCTGTCCATCGTTCATACCAACAAGACCCTGCGCAAGCTTGCCGAACGCGGCTTGATCCAGTGGCTGGATCGCTCCTGCGAGGTCATTGATGTTCAAGGGCTGATGGCGCTGGCTGAATGGGAGGGGCTGCCCGAGGGCGGTCGACCGTTGATATGAAGCGGGGGCGAGCCTCAAAGCTGACACCGGTGTGCTGCACTGCAAAAGGGCGGTATGGTTCTGCCGCAATACAACAATGGTAATGAGCATCCCCGACAGCATGACGAAACGAGTTATCGAACGCGCGAAGCGCCCGCGGATAACCCAGCGGCTGGCTGTGCTGGTGTCGTTGACGCTTGTCGTATTGGCCGTCGTTGCCTCATTGGTGTTGATGCAGGGTATCGAGCGCCAGATCGACGACATGACGCGGACCTATGAGGTGCGCAACCAGGCGCGTGAGCTTACCCTGGCCTTGACCGATGCCGAGAGCAGTCAGCTTGGCTACATGTTGACCGAAGAAAAGCGTTATCTCGAATCCTATCGTAGGGCCTCGGCCGCCATTGAAACGCGCATGGGTTCATTGGCTGCTGTGGTCAGCAATGATGCAGCTCAAGCGTCCAGGGTGCAGTCGATCGTGGATGATATTCGCCTCCGAGCCGATGGCCTGGCGCAGGTGATGACGCTGGTGGCAGGGCAACGGCTTGATGAAGCGAGAGCGCTGCTGACCAGCGGATCGAGCGAGCGGCCGATGGAGCCGGTGCGCCTGGCACTTGAGCAGTTCATCGGCGAAGAAAACCAGAAACTGCTCGATCGTAACTGGAGCATTGATGCCTCTCGGCGCTGGCTGGTTGGCGCCATCATCGCGGCGCTCGTTGGCGCGGTCGTGCTGGCCTATGTGCTGTTCGTGCGGGCGCAGCGTGAAGTGCGCTTATTGGCGCATAACCGCAGCCTGTTGCAGAGCGAAAAGGAAGTGTTGGAGGCCCATGTCCGCGAGCGGACCCAAGCGGTCGAAGAGGCACGAGCGCATGCAGAGCGAGAGCGTGAGCGTGTAGAGACGCTGTTGCAGGACACCAGTCACCGGATTGGCAATTCACTGGCGACGGTGTCGTCGCTGCTTGGCCTTCAATTGATGCGCAGCAAGTCCGATGAGGTCAAGCAGGCGCTCGAAGCGGCACGGTCGCGGGTGCATGCCATTGCCTCGGCACACCGTCGGCTGCGGCTGGGTGAGGATCTGGAAACCGCCAGCGCCGACGAATTTCTCGATGCGGTGCTGCAGGATCTTTCGACAACGGTTTCCGATGCCAAGGGCGTTAAATTGACCGGCGAGGTGGATGCGATTGTCATCAGTGCGCGCGATTCCACTACGATCGGGATTCTGGTGGGCGAGCTTGTAACCAATGCCCTCAAGCATGCGTTTCCTGAAGAGCATGGCGGCAACATCTTGGTGCAGCTCAAACGCGACGGGGATGGCGTTCCAATCCTGTCGGTGACCGACGACGGCGTTGGGATGGCTGCCGATAGCCAGCCGGGAGAAGGCGGGCTGGGCTCCGTGATCGTCAAGCAGTTGGCGCATCAGTTCGGTGGCGTTCCCGAATATCAGCGTCCGCCGACCGGTGGCCTGAGAGTTGTCGTGCCGCTACCCGGGATTGAGAACCAGCAGGCCGGGGCCTAATCTAACAGAGTGGAGCAGTGCCTTGCACGTAGTGGCGATCCTCAACCGCGATGGCGGTACCTTGCGGACTATGGATCTGGACGCCTTCTGCGCCGATGCCGTCGCAGCCTTCAAGCGTCACGGTCATACGCTCGATTGTCGGGTGGTGGCGGGCGACGCGGTAGAAGCGCAACTGCGCGATGCCGCGGGCGAGGAGGGCGTCGACGCCGTCCTGGCAGGGGGGGGTGACGGCACCATTTCAACGGCGGCCGGCATTGCTTACGAAACGGGGATGCCCTTGGCGGTGCTCCCGGCGGGCACGATGAACCTGTTTGCACGCGCGCTTCAGGTGCCCCTTGACCTCGATGAAGCTCTTGAAGCGCTAGCGGCAGGTGAATTGGGTGTCGTGGATGTCGCCACAGCGAATGGGCAGTTGTTCGTGCATCAGTTTGGGGTGGGTATCCACGCTCGTCTGGTGCGGATCCGCGAGGGCATGACCTATGGCAGCCGGCTGGGTAAGCTTTTGGCGAGCCTGCGTGCAGTGGCAGCGGCTGTGGTACGCCCGCCCGTATTCGAAGCCGAGTTGCGGACCGTAAAGGGCACGGAAAAGCGGCGGGTGTCGGGTATTGCGGTATCGAACAACCCTGTAGGTGACGGCCACATTCCCCATGCAGATCGGCTGGATGCGGGGGTGCTTGGCGTTTATGTCGCCGCGCCCGTAACATCGTCGGAACTGGCGGCGCTGGGGACCGGAATACTTCTGGGCACATGGCGCTCGAGCCCCATGATTTCAGAAAAGGAAGTGACTTCGCTGACTCTGCACTTCCCGAATCGCAAGAAGGGCGCACAGGCGGTCATTGATGGCGAGTTGGTGACGCTGGATGCGTCGGTGGAACTGGCCATCAAGCCGGGCGCACTCAAGGTCATTAAACCCCGACAACTTGTTGTCGAATAGACCTGAATTTTTTTGGAACCAATATGGCTTGGGTGTCGTTTCTGTCGATTATCCGGTGATGTTGGTTATTCGTCGGGCGGTCAGTTTATGCAGGACGCAACGTGGTAAAAACAGGGGGCAGGCTGCCTGACAATGTTCGGGCGGTTGTGGATGACCAGCAACGTCTAAAGGCGTTGTCGGCCTTTGAGGGACACGAAGGCGAGCCGGATGTCGACTTTGATCGGTTGAGCCGTGCAGTCGCCCATATCTTCGAGACCGAGTTTGCCCTGGTGACAGTCGTGGGGGCGGAGCGTCAATCGTTCCGCGCGTGCTTTGGCATGGGCGACATGACGGGCACTTCCACTGAAACATCGTTTTGCGCCCACACCATTTCGCTGCCAGATGACGACGCCCTGGTGGTCCTTGATACCCATCAGGATGACCGATTTCGCGACAACTCGCTGGTGACGACCTGGCCGTTCATCAGGTTTTATGCTGGCGCGCCAATTGTTGTTAAAGGCCAGAAGATCGGCTCGCTTTGCGTGCTCAGTACGACGCCGCGCGAAAAGGTCGATCCCCAGATGCTGGCGCAGCTGGGCGATCTGGCCGGCATTGCTGCGGCCCTTTTCGCCCTCAAGGATGAAGCGCGGGTACGCGCCCGCACCGCCGCTGCGCTGATGCGCGAGGAATGGCGGCATGCACTGACGCTCGAAGCGGGCAAGGTCGGCAGCTGGGTGTGGGATATCCGAACCGGCGAGATAGCCTGCAACGAAACCTTCCGACGCATGTATGACCTGCCGGAAACGGGTGTTATCCTGATGGAGCAGGTGCTTGAGGCAACCCACCCGGTTGACCGCGCGGTGGTTGAAGCAGGTATTGCGGCCAGCCTGAGCGACGGGGTGGACTACAATGCCGAAGCCCGGGTGGCCAGGACCGGGCGCTGGTTGACCATGCGTGGTCGCGTCTATCAACGCGATACCGAGGGAAAGCCGCTGATCATGATGGGCGCCAGCACCGACATCAGCGAAAGCAAGCATACGGCTGAGCAGACGCGGCTGCTGTTGCGTGAGCTCAATCACCGCGTAAAAAACACCTTGGCGATGATCCAGTCGGTCGCACGACAGACGATCCGGCAAAATCCGGATCCGCAGGAGTTCATCGACGCCTTTTCAGGCCGGTTGCGGACAATCTCTGAAGCCCATGTGCTGCTGGCGGACCGCGACTGGTCCGGCGTGCAGCTCTATGAGGTGATTGCGGCCCAGCTCGGCCCCAATTTCCTTTCGCAGCCAGACCACGCCGAGGTTGTGGGCGACGACATCATGTTGCCCGCTGATCATGCGCTGGGGCTGGGACTAATCCTGCACGAGTTGACCACCAACGCGCACCGATATGGCGCGTGGTCCAGTGAGGATGGGGTGGTGAGCATTTCCTGGGACGTAAAGACGACGCCTGTACGTGGACTGGCGCTGAAATGGCGCGAGCGCGGCGGTCCGGAAGTGGCTGAAAAGCAGGAATACGGCCTGGGCGCGCGGTTGATCGAACGTAGTCTGGCCAAGGTGCTCGATAGCGCCGTCACATTGCAGTTCCGCCCCGAAGGCGTGACAGCCGATGTATGGCTGCCACTGCCCGTCGAGGCGGCATAAGCGTTTGTTCAGTTTGGTCTTGGTCAGTCGTCTTTGCGATCACTGCCATTGCTAATGACCCAGAGCGCGGCGATTGCCGCGGCTGGCAGGCCCAGCGTGCGCACCATTGGCGAGCGTAGTAGCACCGGCAATGCGGTCAGGGTTGCTGTCGTCAGAAAGGCGCTGGTGTCGCTCGAGCGTCGCTTTTCGGCAATCGCCCGCTTACGGCGTGCTTCAGCGATGCGGGTGCCCAGGTAGATCGTCAGAGCCAACACAGCAAAGGCGGCTGCGCAGATCAACGCGGCATAGATGCCACCCACCTGATCAGCGAGCGCCATGAAGCCTGCGGCAACCAAAAAGCTCGCCGCTGCCAGGCCAAACAAGGCCATGGCTGCGTTGATGATGACCGCGTGCTTGATGCGATCGGTGATGTGCTCAACTTCCATACCCAGGAAGCTGGCCAATGGGCTCAGGAAATTCATGGCGATCAGTGGCGCGACAGAAGGGCCAGGATGTAGCCGATGCCAATCGCGCTGGCGACGGCCGTCAGTGGCTTTTCGCGGATGGTGTCCTTGAGCTGCTGTTCCATGGCGCCAGCCTGGTCCTGAACTTCGTCGATCACGTGCTGGCCCTGGCGCTGCATATTGCGCGCTTCATCCTTGGCCGTGTCGCGAGCCTCATTGACCTTGTCCGTGCTCAGCTTGGTCAGCGTTGCGGCGATCGCCTTGAGATCGGCCTGCAGCTGGGCAATCTGGTCTTCCAGCTGGTCTTCGCGCGGCTTGGTGCTGGCGCGGCTGCGGCTGGTCTTGCTGCGCTCAGGGGCGAGGTCGGATGTGCTAGCCATTGAGAAGCTCCTTGTGTTGTGTAGGTGTAACGCGGAGCGTGCCCCGCAGTTCCGCCCCATCGGTGACAAGCAAAAAAAGATGCACCCCAATAC
The DNA window shown above is from Devosia litorisediminis and carries:
- a CDS encoding YdcF family protein, with amino-acid sequence MTMASTDGQAMFFVVSKLFWLVAQPISICALLVLAGGVLVAWRRVRWGLTLGGLGLSVLVVSGYTTLGALLIGPLENRFERPAQMPVSVSTIIVLGGSTVGRVSGARGVSELNEAGDRLVAAVYLAQTYPAARIVLSGGTGLLTQGVEAEAVTSARLLADLGVPADRLVLETASRNTIENADLTRVMLGEVNGAIMLVTSAFHMPRSVALFEKAGLEVIAWPTDYRSTGAEGFGLDLANPVYNFSNTSVAIREWVGLLVYAATGRIDTVFPGPSVSPTT
- a CDS encoding DUF1328 domain-containing protein; protein product: MLYYALVFLVIALVAGILGFGGIAGASAGIAQILFFLFLAFLVISLVIGFIRRT
- a CDS encoding response regulator, with amino-acid sequence MSLSTRIAPHLPYLRRFSRAVTGSQTSGDAYVAATLEALIADISLFPEASNDRIALYKLFSALFSSSAVQVPEPISSYAWEQRAASNLANLSPRPRQAFLLVAVEGFTHPQAAEILDVSEDDFAKLIDEASVEISRQVATEIMIIEDEPLIAMDIEQLVESLGHKVVCVARTHKEAVNLFAKHQPRMILADIQLADGSSGIDAVNDILNTHAVPVIFITAFPERLLTGERPEPTFLVTKPFNPDMVKALISQALFFDEGSRAAA
- a CDS encoding NepR family anti-sigma factor, with the translated sequence MEKDKLLTQQRMRTQAARADDGLGPNTDIGNRLRALYGAVQDEGVPDQLLDLLEKLDSAEQNQAAKANSSRDGE
- a CDS encoding RNA polymerase sigma factor, with the translated sequence MTAEPTSFKREMLATLPSLRAFAVSLTGKHDKADDLVQDTVMKAWAKQTSFEMGTNIKAWLFTILRNEFYSQMRKRGREVQDSDGAFTERLSVHPAQYGSMDMQDFKKALSQLPDDQREAVILIGASGFSYEEAAEICDCAVGTMKSRVSRARTRLQDILKIVGESDYGPDAVSAQVTTHNHSF
- a CDS encoding Crp/Fnr family transcriptional regulator translates to MPGFRSFAANELQFISSFKTGELVAETGATLLSEGAHSSHLYTLLSGWAFRYKVLADGRRQILNYMLPGDLIGLQGSIIGEMEHSVEALSTSVLCVFQRDRLSELFRNHPGLGFDITWLAAREERMLDDHLLSLGRRTAMERAAYLLAFLHQRAVSVGLVSDKNLFIPITQQHVADTLGLSIVHTNKTLRKLAERGLIQWLDRSCEVIDVQGLMALAEWEGLPEGGRPLI
- a CDS encoding sensor histidine kinase; translation: MTKRVIERAKRPRITQRLAVLVSLTLVVLAVVASLVLMQGIERQIDDMTRTYEVRNQARELTLALTDAESSQLGYMLTEEKRYLESYRRASAAIETRMGSLAAVVSNDAAQASRVQSIVDDIRLRADGLAQVMTLVAGQRLDEARALLTSGSSERPMEPVRLALEQFIGEENQKLLDRNWSIDASRRWLVGAIIAALVGAVVLAYVLFVRAQREVRLLAHNRSLLQSEKEVLEAHVRERTQAVEEARAHAERERERVETLLQDTSHRIGNSLATVSSLLGLQLMRSKSDEVKQALEAARSRVHAIASAHRRLRLGEDLETASADEFLDAVLQDLSTTVSDAKGVKLTGEVDAIVISARDSTTIGILVGELVTNALKHAFPEEHGGNILVQLKRDGDGVPILSVTDDGVGMAADSQPGEGGLGSVIVKQLAHQFGGVPEYQRPPTGGLRVVVPLPGIENQQAGA
- a CDS encoding diacylglycerol kinase family protein, giving the protein MAILNRDGGTLRTMDLDAFCADAVAAFKRHGHTLDCRVVAGDAVEAQLRDAAGEEGVDAVLAGGGDGTISTAAGIAYETGMPLAVLPAGTMNLFARALQVPLDLDEALEALAAGELGVVDVATANGQLFVHQFGVGIHARLVRIREGMTYGSRLGKLLASLRAVAAAVVRPPVFEAELRTVKGTEKRRVSGIAVSNNPVGDGHIPHADRLDAGVLGVYVAAPVTSSELAALGTGILLGTWRSSPMISEKEVTSLTLHFPNRKKGAQAVIDGELVTLDASVELAIKPGALKVIKPRQLVVE
- a CDS encoding HWE histidine kinase domain-containing protein, whose product is MDDQQRLKALSAFEGHEGEPDVDFDRLSRAVAHIFETEFALVTVVGAERQSFRACFGMGDMTGTSTETSFCAHTISLPDDDALVVLDTHQDDRFRDNSLVTTWPFIRFYAGAPIVVKGQKIGSLCVLSTTPREKVDPQMLAQLGDLAGIAAALFALKDEARVRARTAAALMREEWRHALTLEAGKVGSWVWDIRTGEIACNETFRRMYDLPETGVILMEQVLEATHPVDRAVVEAGIAASLSDGVDYNAEARVARTGRWLTMRGRVYQRDTEGKPLIMMGASTDISESKHTAEQTRLLLRELNHRVKNTLAMIQSVARQTIRQNPDPQEFIDAFSGRLRTISEAHVLLADRDWSGVQLYEVIAAQLGPNFLSQPDHAEVVGDDIMLPADHALGLGLILHELTTNAHRYGAWSSEDGVVSISWDVKTTPVRGLALKWRERGGPEVAEKQEYGLGARLIERSLAKVLDSAVTLQFRPEGVTADVWLPLPVEAA
- a CDS encoding DUF883 family protein, with product MASTSDLAPERSKTSRSRASTKPREDQLEDQIAQLQADLKAIAATLTKLSTDKVNEARDTAKDEARNMQRQGQHVIDEVQDQAGAMEQQLKDTIREKPLTAVASAIGIGYILALLSRH